A genome region from Stenotrophomonas maltophilia includes the following:
- a CDS encoding DUF2268 domain-containing putative Zn-dependent protease (predicted Zn-dependent protease with a strongly conserved HExxH motif), which yields MFINLRGLLALACAGAMGAATAAVPAGPQILTEDASRFYALYDSAGGKPSVAQLRGYMAEGSAGLAELAKARRVTPERIAESIASQPELYAQGRNCLAELPAVKQRLVQVFANLQAIYPQTRFPPVTIVVGRGRPVGLTSKSGVIIGLEALCAADFMHPNVQDRFVHVIAHEYVHIQQTGLTDFEPGDPQATVLRVSLGEGIAEFIAELISGNVGNGRHAAWTRGREVHIESAFALDLDSTDLSPWLYNYKPGSQEPYDLGYWVGYRIAKAYYLQAKDKRDAVRALIQQDNPKAILAASGWTPGMWMPAKVTGVAARTAAR from the coding sequence ATGTTCATTAACCTGCGCGGCCTGTTAGCCCTGGCCTGTGCCGGGGCGATGGGCGCGGCCACCGCAGCGGTACCGGCAGGGCCGCAGATCCTCACCGAGGATGCCAGTCGTTTCTATGCACTCTATGACAGCGCTGGCGGCAAGCCGAGCGTTGCGCAGCTGCGTGGATACATGGCGGAGGGTTCGGCCGGCCTGGCCGAGTTGGCCAAGGCACGCCGGGTCACTCCGGAGCGGATTGCCGAGTCCATCGCCAGCCAGCCGGAGCTGTATGCGCAGGGGCGGAACTGCCTGGCCGAGCTGCCGGCGGTCAAGCAACGGCTGGTACAGGTGTTCGCCAACCTGCAGGCGATCTACCCGCAGACCCGGTTCCCGCCAGTGACCATCGTGGTGGGCCGCGGCCGTCCTGTAGGGCTGACGTCGAAGAGCGGGGTGATCATCGGCCTGGAAGCGTTGTGCGCGGCCGACTTCATGCATCCCAATGTGCAGGACCGCTTCGTGCACGTGATCGCACACGAATACGTGCACATCCAGCAGACCGGCCTGACCGACTTCGAGCCGGGTGACCCGCAGGCGACGGTGCTGCGTGTTTCGCTGGGGGAGGGCATCGCCGAGTTCATCGCCGAGTTGATTTCCGGCAACGTGGGCAACGGGCGCCACGCGGCTTGGACCCGTGGCCGCGAAGTACATATCGAAAGCGCGTTCGCGCTGGATCTGGACAGCACCGATCTGTCGCCATGGCTGTACAACTACAAGCCGGGCTCGCAGGAGCCTTACGACCTGGGGTACTGGGTGGGTTATCGCATCGCCAAGGCCTATTACCTGCAGGCCAAGGACAAGCGTGACGCGGTGCGAGCGCTGATACAGCAGGACAACCCGAAAGCGATCCTGGCCGCCAGCGGCTGGACGCCGGGCATGTGGATGCCGGCAAAGGTCACGGGTGTGGCGGCGCGTACGGCTGCACGCTGA
- a CDS encoding SGNH/GDSL hydrolase family protein → MRGPVELAAVAVVTLGLALVSPLGAAETVAVNPLLLTPVEQLRPDEVRFMQQRLADWPQLQHYRDANARLPAAVPGQPRVVFFGDSITEGWGKDGSAGFFPGKGWLNRGISGQTTAQMLVRFSQDALALKPHVVVILAGTNDIAGNTGPSTQGMIEDNLHAMMELARAHGIAVVLASVLPVSEYPWMPGITPAPKVRALNTALKRYAEAKQLVYLDYYTPMANAAGGLDPQLAEDGVHPTAKGYAVMAPLAEAAVKRALQQK, encoded by the coding sequence ATGCGTGGACCTGTTGAGCTTGCCGCCGTGGCTGTCGTGACGCTGGGCCTTGCGTTGGTTTCTCCGCTGGGTGCCGCAGAAACTGTCGCAGTCAATCCACTGCTGCTGACGCCTGTCGAGCAGTTGCGCCCCGACGAGGTTCGTTTCATGCAGCAGCGCTTGGCCGACTGGCCGCAGCTGCAGCACTATCGCGACGCCAACGCACGGTTGCCTGCCGCAGTACCCGGGCAGCCACGCGTAGTGTTCTTCGGCGATTCCATCACCGAAGGCTGGGGCAAGGATGGCAGCGCTGGATTCTTCCCCGGCAAGGGGTGGCTCAATCGTGGCATCAGCGGCCAGACTACGGCACAGATGCTGGTGCGGTTTTCCCAGGACGCGCTGGCGCTCAAGCCGCACGTGGTGGTGATCCTGGCCGGCACCAACGACATCGCCGGCAATACCGGCCCATCCACGCAGGGGATGATCGAAGACAACCTGCACGCGATGATGGAGCTGGCCCGTGCACATGGCATCGCCGTGGTGCTGGCCTCCGTGCTGCCGGTGAGTGAGTACCCGTGGATGCCGGGCATCACGCCTGCGCCGAAGGTGCGCGCATTGAATACGGCGTTGAAGCGCTATGCCGAGGCGAAGCAGCTGGTCTATCTGGACTACTACACGCCGATGGCCAATGCGGCTGGTGGCCTCGATCCGCAGCTGGCCGAGGACGGCGTGCATCCCACCGCGAAGGGCTATGCGGTGATGGCGCCGTTGGCCGAAGCGGCGGTCAAGCGCGCGCTGCAGCAGAAGTAG
- a CDS encoding LysR family transcriptional regulator, which translates to MLKHWPPLNALRGFEAAARLGSFHRAAEELHLTQSAISQQIRGLEASLQQPLFFRQGRSVTLTDAGIDLLETTQSLLRQLASGIRRLDQYRKPNQLIVNTSPAFARHWLVPRLAGFHRLHPDADLWLLTSEDAPDMTTQTLDVAVRDDLDSQAQCQHRVLLQDRLFPACHPDLLATPVHERLTLHGEREMDWSQWQVQGGADVGQRREGMNFSEPGQLLDAACQGLGIALVSELLAARACDQGLLLPLDEARVRGPRWSWLVHQDSAADPLVISFCEWLLASLPAGATSAAARA; encoded by the coding sequence ATGCTCAAGCATTGGCCACCGCTGAACGCGTTGCGTGGTTTCGAGGCCGCCGCCCGCCTGGGTAGTTTCCACAGGGCAGCCGAGGAACTGCATCTGACCCAGTCGGCCATCAGCCAGCAGATCCGGGGCCTGGAAGCCTCGCTGCAGCAGCCGTTGTTCTTCCGGCAGGGCCGCAGCGTCACCCTCACCGACGCCGGCATCGACCTGCTGGAAACCACCCAGTCCCTGCTGCGGCAGCTGGCCAGTGGCATCCGCCGGCTCGATCAGTACCGCAAGCCGAATCAACTGATCGTCAACACCAGCCCGGCCTTTGCGCGCCATTGGCTGGTGCCACGCCTGGCCGGGTTCCATCGCCTGCATCCCGACGCCGACCTGTGGCTGCTGACCAGCGAGGACGCGCCGGACATGACCACGCAGACGCTGGACGTGGCGGTACGCGACGACCTGGACTCACAGGCCCAGTGCCAGCATCGCGTGCTGCTGCAGGATCGCCTCTTTCCGGCCTGCCATCCCGACCTGCTGGCCACGCCCGTGCATGAACGCCTGACCCTGCATGGCGAGCGCGAAATGGATTGGAGCCAGTGGCAGGTACAGGGGGGCGCCGATGTTGGCCAGCGCCGCGAAGGCATGAACTTCTCCGAGCCCGGGCAGCTGCTGGATGCAGCCTGCCAAGGGCTGGGCATCGCCCTGGTCAGCGAGTTGTTGGCGGCTCGCGCCTGCGATCAAGGCCTGCTGCTACCGCTGGATGAGGCGCGCGTGCGCGGCCCGCGCTGGAGCTGGCTGGTGCACCAGGACAGCGCGGCCGATCCGCTGGTGATCAGTTTCTGCGAGTGGCTGCTGGCGAGTCTGCCCGCGGGAGCTACTTCTGCTGCAGCGCGCGCTTGA
- a CDS encoding agmatine deiminase family protein → MSSRRHFLTQLAGAAGLGGLAALGLAGLPARVAAAGPGAGIWRMPDEHGPQERVFLAFAAQPRVWGAQADAVNTAVARLARTIARYQPVSVLCRPAQRKLAQDRCGRDNIEFLEVPLDDIWVRDYGGCFVTDGKGGLGLVDFNFNGWGGKQSARNDGAVAPWLAQVTGATLLESDLVGEGGGIEVDGHGTAILTESCWVNRNRNPDWSRADIEAELKHHLGLRKVIWLPGIAGEDITDAHVDFYARFVRPGVVIANLDNDPESYDHDLTREHLQILREATDADGRRLQVHTLPPPLDGRDNVHTRHNDDLAMGYVNYLPINGAVVAPQFGDDAADGYCRELLEDLYPSREIEPVDIDAIAGGGGGIHCVTKNMPKVG, encoded by the coding sequence ATGAGCAGCCGTCGTCACTTCCTCACCCAGCTGGCGGGCGCCGCCGGTCTTGGCGGCCTGGCCGCCCTCGGTCTGGCGGGGTTGCCGGCTCGCGTGGCTGCGGCGGGGCCGGGCGCGGGTATCTGGCGGATGCCCGACGAGCATGGCCCCCAGGAGCGCGTCTTCCTGGCCTTTGCTGCGCAACCGCGGGTCTGGGGTGCGCAGGCCGACGCGGTGAACACCGCCGTCGCCCGCCTGGCCCGCACCATCGCCCGCTACCAGCCGGTCAGCGTGCTGTGCCGCCCGGCGCAGCGGAAGCTGGCGCAGGATCGCTGCGGCCGCGACAACATCGAGTTCCTCGAGGTGCCGCTGGATGACATCTGGGTGCGCGACTACGGCGGTTGTTTCGTCACCGATGGCAAGGGCGGGCTGGGCCTGGTTGATTTCAACTTCAACGGCTGGGGTGGCAAGCAGAGCGCACGCAACGATGGCGCGGTGGCGCCGTGGCTGGCGCAGGTGACCGGTGCCACGCTGCTGGAAAGCGATCTGGTGGGCGAGGGTGGTGGCATCGAAGTCGACGGTCATGGCACCGCCATCCTCACCGAGAGCTGCTGGGTGAACCGCAACCGCAATCCCGACTGGTCGCGCGCGGATATCGAGGCCGAGCTGAAGCATCACCTTGGCCTGCGCAAGGTGATCTGGCTGCCCGGTATTGCCGGCGAGGACATCACCGATGCGCACGTGGATTTCTACGCACGCTTCGTGCGCCCCGGCGTAGTGATCGCCAACCTGGACAATGATCCGGAGTCCTACGATCACGACCTGACCCGCGAACATCTACAGATCCTGCGCGAGGCCACCGATGCCGATGGTCGTCGCCTGCAGGTGCACACGTTGCCGCCACCGCTGGACGGGCGCGACAACGTGCATACCCGCCACAACGACGACCTGGCGATGGGCTACGTCAACTACCTGCCGATCAATGGTGCGGTGGTCGCGCCGCAGTTTGGCGACGACGCTGCCGATGGCTACTGCCGTGAACTGCTGGAGGATCTGTACCCCAGCCGGGAGATCGAGCCGGTGGACATCGACGCGATTGCGGGCGGCGGAGGTGGCATCCATTGCGTGACAAAGAACATGCCGAAGGTCGGGTGA
- a CDS encoding thioesterase family protein, whose product MNLWFRLLHLLLCSLYRPKLEAPFGVSRLQFRVLPNDLDSNLHMTNGRYWNIFDLGRLDLILRMGLGRVALREKWAPIVGAGTIQFRRELKPFQRFTLETRLVGWVGSRGIMEQRVLIGAEQKIATRALLVTGIYDRRSRQFLGMPKMMEAIGVVAPPSPPLSAAAEALLAADAALKQDHA is encoded by the coding sequence ATGAATCTCTGGTTCCGCCTGCTCCACCTGCTGCTGTGCAGCCTGTACCGGCCCAAGCTGGAGGCCCCGTTCGGGGTGTCTCGCCTGCAGTTCCGGGTGCTGCCCAACGATCTGGACAGCAACCTGCACATGACCAACGGCCGCTACTGGAACATCTTCGACCTGGGCCGGCTGGACCTGATCCTGCGCATGGGCCTGGGCCGGGTGGCGCTGCGCGAGAAGTGGGCACCGATCGTCGGCGCAGGCACCATCCAGTTCCGTCGCGAGCTGAAGCCGTTCCAGCGCTTCACCCTGGAAACGCGCCTGGTGGGCTGGGTCGGTTCGCGCGGCATCATGGAGCAGCGCGTACTGATCGGCGCTGAGCAGAAGATCGCCACGCGCGCGCTGCTGGTCACCGGCATCTACGACCGCCGCTCACGCCAGTTCCTGGGCATGCCAAAGATGATGGAAGCGATCGGCGTGGTCGCCCCGCCCTCGCCGCCACTCAGCGCGGCCGCCGAGGCGTTGCTGGCGGCCGATGCCGCGTTGAAGCAGGACCACGCCTGA
- a CDS encoding TetR/AcrR family transcriptional regulator, whose translation MSPRPSDAPQRVIDAAAQMLARVGLNATSIREVTKLAEAPLGSTYHHFPGGKQELLARATYMAGDKVEALLVELLKGGAVLGLRQFLAMWRERLLRSGFRAGCPVLAAAVEEPVEAVPSQPRVAAAEVFARWQGHLAAAFIADGHDPAAADGLASLVIASVEGAVAMCRALQDIAPFDQVAAQLLKATAPP comes from the coding sequence GTGAGCCCACGACCCTCTGATGCCCCGCAACGGGTGATTGATGCCGCAGCACAGATGCTGGCGCGGGTAGGCCTCAATGCCACCAGCATCCGTGAGGTGACCAAGCTGGCCGAGGCGCCGCTGGGCTCCACCTACCACCACTTCCCGGGCGGCAAGCAGGAACTGCTGGCGCGCGCCACCTACATGGCCGGCGACAAGGTGGAGGCGCTTCTCGTCGAGCTGTTGAAGGGCGGGGCCGTGCTGGGCCTGCGGCAGTTCCTGGCAATGTGGCGCGAGCGCCTGCTGCGCTCCGGGTTCCGCGCGGGCTGCCCGGTCCTGGCCGCGGCAGTGGAAGAGCCGGTGGAAGCCGTGCCCAGCCAGCCACGTGTTGCCGCTGCCGAAGTGTTCGCGCGCTGGCAGGGGCATCTCGCCGCAGCCTTCATTGCCGACGGCCACGATCCTGCGGCGGCGGATGGACTGGCCAGCCTGGTGATCGCCAGCGTGGAAGGCGCCGTGGCGATGTGCCGCGCACTGCAGGACATCGCCCCGTTCGACCAGGTCGCAGCGCAGTTGCTGAAGGCGACCGCGCCGCCCTGA
- a CDS encoding TonB-dependent receptor family protein, with protein MSLPSHRPTPSLLFLAVSLGLASTAVAAPQATTLDAVRVTAAADASAQAREALNRVPGASNVIDVAKADSRLSSSADVLAYQPGISAQSPGNEGTKISIRGSGINRGPGAHASGIAVAIDGLPLTGPGGTPYELLEPLWLSRVEVLRGANGFERGALALGGAIDYVSRNGRDSAGVQLRYEAGSRGYQKRGLSWGGVSGDVDYFLAYTDTEFHGYQLHARGDGKGAMANIGWQITPDLQTRFFVRYRETNHETPGRLTRDQIRNDPHAANPANLAIDARRPQPGSAWVGNVTTLQIDEDSSLQAGLVYHTYPMDLNESLYRQQLDYANLNATLDYRHRHRLFGLDSETMVGLRVTHDLDADVRESLRFASNGYAAGTRTRDFRHHGTDSTLHVSNILTFNDRLRMQTGLALINTRRDVQVTWPNSGGRLRDHDWDYAPRLGFTWQHSAQTQWFGNLSRSVEAPHPWSMIWGSNQYFGPGNGPSTGRQRAPVPMQNQTATTLELGARGDAVLGRWELTGYYAHVNHELLSVELQPVPNLFIAENNASPTVHRGIEAGLDSTLWQAAPGRLSLRQAYTFSDFRYRHDARFGSNRLPGLPRHSYQAELRFDHASGLYAALNTEYASRIAVDYANSYWADSHVIFGSRIGYDAPGGRWQAWAEMRNIGNRHYAATVTPGYDDAGKDVARSTPGEGRGVYAGVRWRFD; from the coding sequence ATGTCGCTCCCGTCTCACCGCCCCACCCCGTCCCTGCTGTTCCTGGCAGTTTCCCTCGGCCTGGCTTCCACTGCCGTCGCCGCACCGCAGGCCACCACCCTTGATGCCGTACGGGTCACCGCTGCCGCCGATGCCAGTGCCCAGGCGCGCGAGGCGCTGAACCGCGTGCCTGGCGCCAGCAACGTCATCGACGTGGCCAAGGCCGACAGTCGACTGTCCAGCAGTGCCGATGTACTGGCCTACCAACCGGGTATCAGCGCGCAGTCGCCGGGCAACGAGGGCACCAAGATCTCGATCCGTGGCTCGGGCATCAATCGCGGGCCGGGCGCGCATGCCTCGGGCATCGCCGTGGCGATCGACGGCCTGCCGCTGACCGGACCGGGCGGCACGCCCTACGAACTGCTGGAACCGCTGTGGCTGTCGCGCGTGGAGGTGCTGCGCGGGGCCAATGGTTTCGAACGTGGCGCGCTGGCACTCGGCGGTGCCATCGATTACGTCAGCCGCAACGGCCGTGATTCGGCTGGCGTGCAATTGCGTTACGAGGCCGGCAGCCGTGGCTACCAGAAGCGCGGTCTCAGCTGGGGCGGTGTCAGCGGCGACGTCGATTACTTCCTGGCCTACACCGATACCGAATTCCACGGCTACCAGCTCCATGCGCGTGGCGACGGTAAAGGTGCGATGGCGAACATCGGCTGGCAGATCACGCCCGACCTGCAGACGCGCTTCTTCGTGCGCTATCGCGAAACCAACCACGAAACGCCCGGGCGCCTGACCCGCGACCAGATCCGCAACGATCCGCATGCGGCCAATCCAGCCAACCTGGCCATCGATGCGCGCCGCCCGCAACCCGGCAGCGCCTGGGTGGGCAATGTCACCACGCTGCAGATCGATGAGGACTCCTCATTGCAGGCCGGCCTGGTCTATCACACGTACCCGATGGACTTGAACGAGAGCCTGTACCGCCAGCAACTGGACTACGCCAACCTCAACGCCACGCTGGACTATCGCCACCGCCACCGGCTGTTCGGGCTGGACAGTGAAACCATGGTCGGCCTGCGCGTCACCCACGACCTGGACGCCGACGTGCGCGAGTCGCTGCGCTTTGCCAGCAACGGCTATGCCGCCGGCACGCGCACGCGTGATTTCCGCCACCACGGCACCGACAGCACGCTGCACGTCAGCAATATCCTCACCTTCAACGACCGCCTGCGCATGCAGACCGGGCTGGCGCTGATCAACACCCGCCGCGACGTGCAGGTGACCTGGCCAAACAGCGGCGGTCGACTGCGCGATCATGACTGGGACTACGCGCCGCGGCTGGGCTTCACCTGGCAGCACAGCGCGCAGACGCAGTGGTTCGGCAACCTCAGCCGCTCGGTGGAAGCACCGCATCCGTGGTCGATGATCTGGGGCTCGAACCAGTACTTCGGGCCGGGCAATGGCCCCTCCACCGGCCGCCAGCGCGCGCCGGTACCGATGCAGAACCAGACCGCCACCACGCTGGAACTGGGTGCGCGCGGCGACGCTGTGCTGGGGCGCTGGGAACTGACCGGCTACTACGCGCACGTCAACCACGAGCTGCTGAGCGTGGAGCTGCAACCGGTACCGAACCTGTTCATCGCAGAGAACAACGCCAGCCCCACCGTGCACCGTGGCATCGAAGCCGGATTGGACAGCACGCTGTGGCAGGCCGCGCCGGGGCGCCTGTCCTTGCGCCAGGCGTACACCTTCAGTGATTTCCGTTACCGCCACGACGCGCGCTTCGGCAGCAACCGCCTGCCGGGCCTGCCGCGCCACAGCTACCAGGCCGAGCTGCGCTTCGATCACGCCTCGGGCCTCTATGCTGCACTGAACACCGAATACGCCTCGCGCATCGCAGTGGACTACGCCAACAGCTACTGGGCCGACAGCCATGTGATCTTCGGCAGCCGCATCGGCTACGACGCACCCGGTGGCCGCTGGCAGGCGTGGGCGGAGATGCGCAACATCGGCAACCGCCACTACGCGGCCACGGTCACGCCGGGCTACGACGACGCCGGCAAGGATGTCGCGCGCTCGACGCCAGGCGAAGGCCGTGGCGTCTATGCCGGCGTGCGCTGGCGCTTTGACTGA
- a CDS encoding serine hydrolase domain-containing protein: MYRTLAVLLLCALAIALPASARDVPGGLTAQLDAQLQTNRERYGIAGQSVLVAHNGQVLYQGASGDRDPTSHALATLDSIFAAQSMAKLLTSTLVMQLVDQGKVDLDAPASRYVPDLPAAWQTIPVRDFLNHSSGIGEYYDRVDNRWISKGYSGVAPDLAAALKVAAAAPMQFATGSRVQYTQANYLVLTALLEAHYRKPFPAIARERILQPLKMASTSWGVASVPAQLAAVPYIGKDGQLQTANEDPWPDYGWGHADLQTTVGDMNLFLQALATGKLLRTATLETLWQPQKLTGGGRNFFSTGWDTTRSDGYTQVGHDGGTRVRARLAYKGTLANGYWVFVYLTNGSARNVWSSTLVESTMAVVAPEEFPHAVLSERLIAYALDDDAGGAQAIRSWLRDDNRVTGSELERAINASGYAIRESLGASKALKVFALNAELYPDSANAWDSLAECHAALGEREAADRLYAKAKALAKPSP, encoded by the coding sequence ATGTACCGCACGCTTGCTGTCCTATTGCTCTGTGCCCTGGCCATCGCCCTGCCCGCTTCGGCCCGTGACGTTCCAGGGGGGCTCACCGCGCAGCTGGACGCGCAGCTACAGACCAATCGCGAGCGCTACGGCATTGCCGGCCAGTCGGTGCTGGTCGCCCACAACGGTCAGGTGCTCTACCAGGGCGCCAGCGGCGATCGTGATCCCACCAGCCATGCACTGGCCACCCTCGATTCCATCTTCGCCGCGCAGTCGATGGCCAAGCTGCTGACCAGCACGCTGGTGATGCAACTGGTCGATCAGGGCAAGGTGGATCTGGATGCGCCGGCGAGCCGCTATGTGCCGGACCTGCCGGCCGCATGGCAGACGATCCCGGTGCGCGACTTCCTCAACCACAGTTCGGGCATCGGCGAGTACTACGACCGCGTCGACAACCGTTGGATCAGCAAGGGCTACAGTGGCGTCGCGCCGGATCTTGCGGCAGCCCTGAAGGTCGCCGCGGCCGCGCCGATGCAGTTCGCCACCGGCAGCCGTGTGCAGTACACCCAGGCCAACTACCTGGTGCTGACGGCGTTGCTGGAAGCGCACTATCGCAAACCCTTCCCGGCCATCGCGCGCGAGCGCATCCTGCAGCCGCTGAAGATGGCCAGCACCTCCTGGGGCGTGGCCAGCGTACCGGCCCAGCTCGCGGCAGTTCCTTACATTGGCAAGGACGGCCAACTACAGACGGCCAATGAAGATCCCTGGCCGGACTACGGCTGGGGCCATGCCGATCTGCAGACCACCGTGGGTGACATGAACCTTTTCCTGCAGGCACTGGCCACCGGCAAGCTGCTGCGCACAGCCACGCTGGAAACGCTGTGGCAGCCGCAGAAGCTGACCGGCGGCGGCAGAAATTTCTTCTCCACCGGCTGGGACACCACCCGCAGCGACGGCTACACCCAGGTCGGCCATGATGGCGGCACCCGAGTGCGTGCGCGGCTGGCCTACAAGGGCACGCTGGCGAATGGCTACTGGGTATTCGTGTACCTGACCAATGGCAGTGCGCGCAATGTGTGGTCGAGCACGCTGGTGGAAAGCACGATGGCGGTGGTCGCGCCCGAGGAGTTTCCGCATGCGGTGCTGTCCGAGCGGCTGATCGCGTATGCGCTGGATGATGACGCTGGCGGTGCCCAGGCGATACGCAGCTGGTTGCGCGATGACAATCGGGTGACGGGCAGCGAGCTGGAACGTGCGATCAACGCCAGTGGCTATGCCATCCGCGAGAGTCTGGGTGCCAGCAAAGCACTGAAAGTGTTCGCGCTCAACGCCGAGCTGTATCCGGATTCGGCCAACGCGTGGGACAGCCTGGCTGAGTGCCATGCGGCATTGGGCGAAAGAGAAGCGGCTGATCGGCTGTATGCAAAGGCCAAAGCGCTGGCCAAGCCCTCGCCGTAA
- the hutU gene encoding urocanate hydratase codes for MTRNDPSRTIAAPTGTTLNAKSWLTEAPLRMLMNNLHPDVAERPQELVVYGGIGRAARDWESFDAIVETLKRLDDDQTLLVQSGKPVGVFRTHADAPRVLIANSNLVPRWANWDHFNELDKKGLAMYGQMTAGSWIYIGAQGIVQGTYETFVEMGRQHFGGDLTGKWLFTGGLGGMGGAQPLAAVMAGASCLAVECRKSSIDMRLRTGYLDTWTDNLDEALRLIEESCKAGTPKSVGLLGNVADVLAELLNRGVKPDLLTDQTSAHDPVNGYLPQGWTVEQWDDKRVSAPKEVEKAARASMANHIRAMLGFHALGVPTVDYGNNLRQMALEEGVANAFDFPGFVPAYIRPLFCRGIGPFRWAALSGDPEDIAKTDAKVKELIPDNPHLHRWLDMAAEKIKFQGLPARICWVGLGDRDRLGLAFNEMVANGELKAPVVIGRDHLDSGSVASPNRETEAMADGSDAVSDWPLLNALLNTASGATWVSLHHGGGVGMGFSQHAGMVIVCDGTEAAAKRIGRVLWNDPATGVMRHADAGYEIAIDCAKEKGLDLPGILG; via the coding sequence ATGACCCGCAACGACCCGTCCCGCACCATCGCCGCGCCGACCGGCACCACGCTCAACGCCAAGAGCTGGCTGACCGAAGCGCCGCTGCGCATGCTGATGAACAACCTGCACCCGGACGTGGCCGAGCGGCCGCAGGAACTGGTGGTGTACGGCGGCATCGGCCGCGCCGCGCGTGACTGGGAGAGCTTCGATGCCATCGTCGAAACGCTCAAGCGCCTGGACGACGACCAGACCCTGCTGGTGCAGTCCGGCAAGCCGGTGGGCGTGTTCCGCACCCATGCCGATGCGCCGCGCGTGCTGATCGCCAACTCCAACCTGGTTCCGCGCTGGGCCAACTGGGACCACTTCAACGAGCTGGATAAGAAGGGCCTGGCCATGTACGGCCAGATGACCGCCGGCAGCTGGATCTACATCGGCGCGCAGGGCATCGTGCAGGGCACCTACGAGACTTTCGTGGAAATGGGCCGCCAGCATTTCGGTGGCGACCTGACCGGGAAGTGGCTGTTCACCGGTGGCCTGGGCGGCATGGGCGGTGCACAGCCGCTGGCTGCCGTGATGGCCGGCGCCTCCTGCCTGGCCGTCGAGTGCCGCAAGAGCAGCATCGACATGCGCCTGCGCACCGGCTATCTGGACACCTGGACCGACAATCTTGACGAAGCGCTGCGCCTGATCGAGGAGTCGTGCAAGGCCGGAACGCCGAAGTCGGTGGGCCTGCTCGGCAACGTTGCCGACGTGCTGGCCGAACTGCTCAACCGCGGCGTGAAGCCGGACCTGCTGACCGACCAGACCTCCGCGCACGACCCGGTGAACGGCTACCTGCCGCAGGGCTGGACCGTCGAGCAGTGGGACGACAAGCGCGTGTCCGCCCCCAAGGAAGTGGAGAAGGCCGCGCGCGCGTCGATGGCCAACCACATCCGCGCCATGCTCGGTTTCCACGCGTTGGGCGTACCCACCGTGGACTACGGCAACAACCTGCGGCAGATGGCGCTGGAAGAAGGCGTGGCCAATGCCTTCGACTTCCCCGGTTTCGTGCCGGCCTACATCCGCCCGCTGTTCTGCCGTGGCATCGGCCCATTCCGCTGGGCGGCGCTGAGTGGCGACCCGGAAGACATCGCCAAGACCGATGCCAAGGTGAAGGAACTCATTCCGGACAACCCGCACCTGCACCGCTGGCTGGACATGGCCGCCGAGAAGATCAAGTTCCAGGGCCTGCCGGCGCGCATCTGCTGGGTCGGCCTGGGTGATCGCGATCGTCTGGGCCTGGCCTTCAACGAGATGGTGGCCAACGGTGAACTGAAGGCACCGGTGGTGATCGGCCGCGACCACCTGGACAGCGGGAGCGTGGCATCGCCGAACCGCGAAACCGAGGCGATGGCCGATGGTTCCGATGCCGTGTCCGACTGGCCGCTGTTGAACGCCCTGCTCAATACCGCCAGCGGCGCGACCTGGGTCTCACTGCACCACGGTGGCGGCGTCGGCATGGGCTTCTCGCAGCATGCCGGCATGGTCATCGTCTGCGATGGCACCGAAGCGGCGGCGAAGCGGATTGGCCGCGTGCTGTGGAACGACCCGGCCACTGGCGTGATGCGCCATGCCGATGCGGGTTATGAGATCGCGATCGACTGCGCGAAGGAAAAGGGACTGGATCTGCCGGGAATCCTCGGCTGA